The Lonchura striata isolate bLonStr1 chromosome 5, bLonStr1.mat, whole genome shotgun sequence genome window below encodes:
- the LOC116184390 gene encoding uncharacterized protein LOC116184390 yields the protein MALLSLLFVLVQSLIQYPQPAGDGLDEATHQRMRERQELLEREMARLMQELEQGPLQQQDEGWGAMLFGALQQWPFWVLAGILLLLGLWLGCRRRSCEASSSSKDQSSRKTLGDERITEQEEDTADPEEGGEDSGMTLEADDSGTEHDREGSPVAADDGDKDDAIEDNSDVKMKEDGDVGNGSDLKKEGQSDGDVPGDTTTEGNEEEPGNVAGNKEDLDQANEGENKDVQVDQDKDTGKEEGEGNEEKNNSATRKAGNNTDVNEGEDNVDGKEEYMDVKVQESRGANDQRGKDWTGQEDSNECGNEIAHSGFPAPEEANKEVIEDGYDRNKDEEHADVKVEGNKNKDRQGEEPGNVAASAKGGSDGYREEGASGGTEEREDTQDAGNEQDILLVDSIEWPVEDLERGCSVTAELMESFTRVFVDSVSDSFDPVPQEAIGVGSAFEGWSPREWDGVYRVLVPLNPPPGHAFHLEPSSEGQTAARTFSIRVELVCTCEREQLGEKLLCLLHHSQEELRRKQQRSLLETLCTGSYLDVEKTSRWFFQMVRCSWLHVPQSYSWHLVFQPCSRSCQFQLSRGKRTLSVEMLFGVRQGDSDIFVVNQPIEAQKGSSSDIVSSQPAKANILASTVWHETFAVAEAKFFQRIARQIPCKRLHLKYLQLFTCMLSGTGFSTSTWKTLVMHILNISPPVYWHRKEFPLRLCDIMSFLQFSLKWKRLDHFVLGNEKLPAEISLPPAMRKVEPLNLFEYLARDPDAHRKAVEAFDQLHFHLWMMLSNTERSKVHEALMEKFAADCCDLDSL from the coding sequence ATGGCTTTACTGTCACTGCTGTTCGTGCTTGTGCAAAGCCTGATCCAGTacccccagccagctggggatgggctggatGAGGCCACGCACCAGAGAATGCGGGAgcgtcaggagctgctggagcgtGAGATGGCCCGGCtgatgcaggagctggagcaggggcccctgcagcagcaggacgAGGGCTGGGGAGCCATGCTCtttggtgccctgcagcagtggcCATTCTGGGTTCTTGCTGGCATCCTGCTCCTCTTGGGCCTGTGGTtgggctgcaggagaaggagctgtgaggccagcagcagcagcaaggaccAGAGCTCCCGCAAGACCTTGGGAGATGAGAGAATAACGGAACAGGAAGAAGACACCGCTGATCCAGAGGAAGGTGGAGAAGACAGTGGTATGACTCTGGAGGCAGACGACAGCGGCACTGAACATGACAGAGAAGGCAGTCCTGTGGCTGCGGATGATGGAGATAAGGATGATGCCATTGAAGACAATTCTGATGTGAAGATGAAGGAAGACGGCGATGTCGGCAATGGCTCTGACTTAAAGAAAGAAGGACAGAGTGATGGGGATGTGCCAGGAGACACTaccactgaaggaaatgaagaGGAGCCTGGCAATGTTGCTGGAAATAAAGAAGATCTAGATCAGGCaaatgaaggagaaaacaaGGATGTGCAGGTGGACCAAGACAAGGAcactggaaaggaagaaggagaaggaaatgaagaaaaaaacaatagtgCGACTAGGAAGGCAGGCAACAACACTGATGTAAATGAAGGTGAAGATAATGTAGATGGAAAGGAAGAATACATGGATGTGAAGGTGCAGGAAAGCAGAGGTGCCAATGACCAGAGAGGCAAGGACTGGACTGGGCAGGAAGATAGCAATGAATGTGGGAATGAAATTGCCCATAGTGGTTTTCCTGCACCTGAGGAAGCAAATAAGGAAGTTATAGAAGATGGCTATGATAGAAACAAGGATGAAGAACACGCTGATGTGAAAGTGGAGGGAAACAAGAATAAGGATAGACAAGGAGAGGAACCAGGAAATGTGGCTGCCAGTGCAAAAGGTGGCAGTGATGGTTACAGGGAAGAAGGTGCCAGTGGTGGAACTGAAGAGAGAGAAGATACCCAAGATGCAGGGAATGAGCAGGACATCCTTTTAGTGGATAGTATAGAGTGGCCTGTGGAGGACCTGGAGAGAGGCTGCTCAGTGACAGCTGAGCTGATGGAGAGCTTCACGCGTGTCTTTGTGGACAGCGTGAGCGATAGCTTCGATCCGGTGCCTCAAGAAGCCATCGGGGTGGGCAGCGCCTTTGAGGGCTGGAGTCCCCGTGAGTGGGATGGGGTGTACCGTGTGCTGGTCCCACTGAATCCCCCACCAGGGCACGCCTTCCACCTAGAGCCAAGCAGTGAAGGGCAGACGGCAGCAAGGACCTTCAGCATCCGTGTGGAGCTGGTGTGCACGTGCgagagggagcagctgggcgAGAAGCTGTTGTGCCTCCTGCACCACTCGCAGGAGGAGCTGCGGCGGAAGCAGCAGCGCAGCCTCCTGGAGACACTGTGCACCGGCTCCTACCTGGATGTGGAGAAAACCTCCCGCTGGTTCTTCCAGATGGTGAGATGCTCGTGGCTGCATGTGCCTCAGTCATACTCATGGCACTTGGTGTTTCAGCCCTGCAGCCGGTCCTGCCaattccagctgagcagaggcAAGAGGACCCTGTCGGTGGAGATGCTTTTTGGGGTGCGCCAAGGGGACTCTGACATCTTTGTGGTCAACCAGCCTATAGAGGCCCAGAAAGGCAGCTCCAGTGACATTGTGAGCAGTCAGCCCGCCAAGGCCAACATCCTCGCAAGCACAGTGTGGCATGAGACATTCGCTGTGGCAGAGGCAAAATTCTTCCAGCGCATTGCCAGGCAGATCCCGTGTAAGAGGTTGCACCTGAAATACCTGCAGCTCTTCACCTGCATGCTGAGTGGCACAGGTTTTTCCACCTCTACCTGGAAGACTCTGGTCATGCATATATTAAACATCTCACCACCGGTCTACTGgcacaggaaggaatttccactgcggctgtgtgacatcatgtCATTCCTGCAGTTCAGCCTGAAATGGAAACGCCTGGACCATTTTGTTCTAGGCAACGAGAAGCTTCCTGCGGAGATCAGCTTGCCGCCAGCAATGCGAAAGGTTGAGCCGCTCAACCTCTTTGAGTACCTGGCCCGAGATCCGGATGCCCACAGAAAGGCGGTGGAGGCTTTTGATCAGCTGCACTTTCACCTCTGGATGATGCTCTCCAACACTGAGAGGAGTAAAGTGCACGAAGCTCTGATGGAGAAGTTCGCAGCCGATTGCTGCGACCTCGACTCTTTGTGA